Genomic window (Chryseobacterium sp. H1D6B):
GAATCGAAAATTTTATAAATTATTTTTGCTTCAATAAGCAGATCTTCATATTCTTTAGGATCTCGGCCCCTGCTGATAGAAGGTTTAGCAAAATAAAATTCAGAATTTTCAGGCAGTAAATTCATCACTTCATCTATTTTTTTGTCGTTCACGAAACCTAAAATAACATGTTTATGAAGGTTTATTGAGTTCAATTGAGCAAAAACCAATTCCAGTCCGGCCTGATTGTGGGCTGTATCGCAGATGATAAGCGGATTTTTTGAAAACTCAAACCAGCGCCCAATAAAGCCTGTATTTTCATGAACGTGTAATAATCCGTTCTCTATATTTTCAGAGGAAACCGCAAAGCCTAATTTTTTTAATTCCTCAATTAAGGCCAAAACAACTTTAATATTTTTCTGCTGGTAATTTCCTTTTAAATCTGACTTTAAATCTGTTTTTACTAAAGAAGCATCAATAAATGGAGCTTTTTCCTTATCAGCTTTCGTCATGAGAATGTTTTTTACAATTTCATTTTCGTCACCTGAAATAATTGGTGTATTATTTTTAATAATTCCGGCCTTTTCTCCAGCAATCTCTTCAATTGTATTTCCTAAAATATTTTGATGGTCAAGCTGGACATTAGTAATTGCGGCAACTAAAGGTTTTATAATATTGGTAGAATCTAATCTTCCGCCGAGACCTACCTCAATGATGGCGAAGTCTACTTGCTGCTGGTAAAAGTATTCAAAAGCCATAATGGTAGTGAATTCAAAAAATGATGGGCGGATAGCTTCGGGGAGGTTTTTAAGCTTCAGTATAAAATTATAGACGAATTCTTTATCACAGTTCTTCCCGTTGACCTTTATGCGCTCTGTAAAATCAATAAGATGGGGAGAATTATATAAACCGACTTTATAGCCTGCATTCTGGAGAATTGAGGCCAGCATATTACTTGAAGACCCCTTTCCATTAGTCCCTCCAATATGAATAGTTTTTATTTTTTCCTGAGGGTTGTCAAAAAAAGCACAAAGATTTGTAATGTTATCTAAACCAGGTTTATAAGCCTTTTCTCCATCTGTCTGATAGTTAGGAGCCTGTACGAAAAGCCAATCGACAGCTTCTTGGTATTGTTCACTTGTCATGATGCAAAATTCTCAAAAAGTTTTATTAAAATGAAACATTATTTTTTTAATCTGTAACTTTTCTATATTTGGTTCGTCTAATTTGTTAAAAGATTAATATGAAAAAAGTTTGGATTATCGTTTTTGGATTAACATGTCTGGGACTCAGCGCTCAGAAAAGGTGGTCCTTAAGAGAATGTGTGGACTACGCTGTACAGCATAATCTTCAGGTTATCCAAAATCAATATTCGAAAGAAGTTCAGAATACTAATCTTAAAATAGCCAAAAGAGATTATTTACCGTCAGTGTCGGGAAGTATAGGGAATACGGCAAGTTTTGGACAAACTCAGTTCGTTAACACGAGTGTTAGAAACGATAACTTCAGTAATAATGCTAGTTTAGGTGCGAGTATCGTAGTCTACAATAATGGAAGGATCGAAAAAACCATCAGAAAAACCGAATTTGATGTAGAAGCAAGCCAATATGATATCGAAACAATACAGAATGATATTTCTTTACAGATTGCACAGCAGTATTTAACAACACTTTTAAACAAAGAAATTGTAAAAATATCTCAGAGTGCTGTAGAAAATGCTAAAAAGCAGTCTGACAGAGCGAAAATTACAACAAGTGTAGGAACTACTGCCCAAACTGTTTTAGCAGAAGCAGATGCAGCATTAGCAAGAGAAAAACAAAATCTTAAAACTGCTGAAATTAATGTAGGAAGGAGTTTATTTGCGTTAGCCCAGCTTTTACAGCTGCAGGATTATAAAGATTTTGATGTAGAAGATGTAGCGGTATCAGATCAATTGCCTTCAGAATTAAAATCTGTTGATGAGGTTTTAAATACAGCCTATGAAAATCAGCCTCAGGTAAAAGCAGCGGTAAGCAGAATAAAATCTGCAGAAGCTCAGACTGAAGTAAGCAAAACAGCCTTTTGGCCAACAGTAACAGCAAGTGCGGGAATAGGAAGCTTTTATAACAATTCTTTAGTTACCAATAATATTGGTTCAGCTTTACTGTATATTAAAGAGAAAACTTTTTTCCAGCAGTACAAAGATAACTTTGGGCAAAATATAGGAGTATCAGTGAATATCCCGGTTTTTAACAAAGGAATTACGAAACTGCAGGTAGAACAGTCAAGAATCAATGAAAGTATTGCCAAGAACGCTTTAGAACAGCAGAAACAGACGGTAAGACAGAATGTACAGAAAGCACAATTTGATGTGGATGCTAATTATGAAGGATATTTAGCGGCTACAGAGGCAGAGAAGAGTTCAAAATTAGCGATGGAGTTTGCTGATAAAAGTTATACGGCAGGAAGAACTACAATTTATGATGTAAATGTTGCTAGAAATAACTACGCCAATGCTCAGGGGTCTGTGGCGCAGGCTAAATTTAATTATATTTTCAGTCTTAAATTGTTGAATTTCTATGCAGGAATTCCATTAAGTTTGTAAAATGTCTATTCAATCATTAGAAAAATACCTACCACAAAATACATTTCAATATTTAAAAATTTGGTTTGCAGATTATTATATTCACATAAAAATTACCCGCAACCGAAATTCCAAGCTGGGAGATTACAGAAAACTCCCAGATCATTCTCATGAAATAACAATCAATTCTACGTTAGCTCCTGAGCTTTTTTTCTTTGTCCTTACCCATGAGCTGGCTCATCTGATTGCGTTTGAAAAATATGGCAGAAGAATTTTGCCGCATGGAAATGAATGGAAAGAAACATTCAGACTAATGCTGCTTGAAAGCCTTGACGTATATGGGGACGATCTTAAGCCGATCCTTGTGAAGTTTTCTAAGTCTCCGAAGGCAAATTTTATGGCGAGTCCGGATCTGGTAAAATATTTTCATATTGAAAACCACGATGATAAGCTGCAGTTCATAGAAGATCTTAAAAAAGGGGAATATTTTATATACCGGAACGAAAAGTATTTATTGGAAGGTCTGATTAAAAAAAACTATCTTTGTAAGAACCTAGCTACTGGAAGGATGTATTCTTTCAAACCACTGGCAAGGGTAGAAAAATGTAGTTAAACATGTCAAAATCAGATAAATACTGTGTAATCATGGCAGGAGGGATCGGAAGCAGATTCTGGCCTATGAGTACGAAGAAATTTCCCAAACAGTTTCAAGATATTTTAGGAGTTGGAAGAACAATGATTCAGCAGACTTATGACAGAATCAGTAAGATAATTCCTAATGAAAATATTTTTGTAATTACAAATAAAGAGTATGTTGCCCTTTCTCACCAGCAGCTGCCGGAAATTCCATTAGAAAATATAGTGGGAGAGCCTATGATAAAAAATACGGCTGCCTGCAATCTGTACATGGCCAATAAAATTGCTGAGATCAATCCACGAGCTACGATGATCGTGCTGCCAGCAGATCATTTAATTCTTAGAGAAGATATTTTCCTTCAGAAAGTGGAGATCGCATTTGATTTAGCATCTAAAAACGATTATCTTCTTACACTGGGAATTACACCTACGAGACCTGATACGGGTTATGGATATATTCAATTTGTAGAAAAAAAGAATTCAGAATATTTCAAAGTAAAAACATTTACAGAAAAACCCATTTTAGAAATCGCAAAAAGCTTTTTAGAAAGCGGAGATTTTCTTTGGAATGCAGGGATATTTATCTGGAATGTAAAATCTATTCACCAAGCTTTTGAAGAGTATCTTCCAGAAATGACACAGCATTTTATGGCTTGTGAATACAATTCTGAAAGTGAAGACAGCTGCATAGAAAATATTTATCCTAAAGTTCAGAAGATCTCTATTGATAACGGGATTTTAGAAAAAGCAAAAAATGTGTATGTAATCCCTTCCGATCTCGGGTGGAGCGACCTAGGAACATGGACATCGGTATACGAAAATACTGAAAGAGATGAAAATCAGAACGCTGCCCAACAGAAGCATATCTTAACGTACAATGCAGAAGGAAATATTATTCACATAAAAAATAATAACAAGGCCGTAGTAATAGACGGTTTGAAAGATTATATCGTTGTAGACACAGACAAGGTGCTGTTGATCTGCCCGAGAGAACATGACCAGCTGATAAAAGACTATGTTCTTGATTTGAAAAATTTAAAAAAAGGAGAGAAATTTATTTAGAATAATTGGCATGTTTTCTGCCGGGATACTGAATTATGATGAAAATTACATTCAAGCTTATTGTATTCATTTTCTTGATCTTAGGAGTATTCTCATACTCCCAGGATAAAAAACAATTCAATAGTATTCCGACAATTCTGCAGAAGATTACTCCAAATGATAATAAAATAGGATTCTGGGTTTTAGTGTATAACCAATACGCAAAGGATCAAGAGATAAAAATTTCTGGAACTAAAAAGGAGTATGCACCACAGTCTTCCGGTTTTGATCTTTTCCCTGATGAAGACAGTTTTTATTATATTGTGTATTCAAAGGGGGCTTCCATTAATTATATCACTGATCTAGAAGGCTTAAAACAGTTTATTGGGAAAATTGACAATGTAGAAGAGGCCGCTGTCCTGTCAACGATAGATGGATATATGGTAGATGAAGAATTTAAAGATGTTGCAGGGAATTACTATGAAGACGGTTCTAATTACTATCTGGACTTAGGAAAACTTACTTCAAAAGAATGCCCTTACCAAAAAACGCATTATACTTTAACTATAAATAAAGCATCAGGTTCAATTACCAATGTAAAAGATAATGGAACCTATATTGAGCTGTATAATAAAAAATGCGCCAATAATCCGAGGCTTTTGAAAATTGAAAAAAAACAAGAACCAAAAGATGAGCCCAAAAAACCTGTCAAGAGAAAATAACATTAACGAAACGGAAAGATTAATTATACGCCCAATATCACTGAATGACAGTGAATTTATCCTTGATCTTTATAACAGGCCCAAATTCATAAAATATATTGGAGACCGTGATATACGCTCTCTTACTGATGCAGCAAACTATATTCAGCACAGGTTTCTTCCCCAGCTTGAAAAATCGGGATTTGGAAATTATGTGGTTGTAACTAAAGAAAGCAATGAAAAAGTAGGTGCAGTAGGAATCTTCGAAAGAGAAGGGCTGGATGTAGTAGATATAGGTTTTTCTTTGTTGGAAGAATATGAAGGTAAAGGGTATGCTTATGAAGCTGCAGTGAAGGTTAAATCAATTGGGATGGATGATTTCGGGTTGAAAAAACTTTCAGCAATTACTTCTAAAAACAACTTCTCATCACAAAAACTGATTGAAAAATTAGGACTGAAATTTCAAAAGCATGTCACTCTTCCCAACGATGACGAAGAATTAATGTATTACGAAACAGAATGATCTTAATAGTTTAAAATAAGGTATTAAGATCATTTAAGATTGATTCTTGTTGAAATTATCCTTCCAAAATCTGTTCAGCAGCCGTTTTTGAAGTTACTTTTTCAATAACCCTTGTGCAGATTCCCTTTTCGTCGAATATGAAAGTGGTTCTTACAATTCCCATATACGTTTTCCCGAAAGTCTTTTTCTCCTGCCACACTCCGAACTTTTCAATGATTTCCCGGTTTTCATCAGCGATAAGATCATAGGGGAAAGCAAATTTACTGTGGAAATTTTTCTGCTTTTTTACAGAATCACCGCTTATTCCAAGCAGTTGAAATCCTGCTCTTTCCAGTTGAGAATAATTATCGCTTAGATTACAGGCCTCGACGGTGCAGGTTGGCGTATTCGCTTGCGGATAAAAGAATATTACTAGTTTTTTTCCAACCAGCTTTGAGGAGTCTATAGTTCCTCCATCTTGATTAGTTCCTTTAAATTCGGGTAATTGGTCTCCAACTTTCAGCATAATGTTTAATTTTGTTCAAATTTAAGAGTTAAATGACAAAAAAACAAAGAGCCGAACTCGTTCAGCTTGAATTAGAAAAATTATATCCGGAAGTTCCTATTCCGTTAGATCATACAGATCCGTTTACTTTAATGACTGCCGTAGCGCTTTCTGCACAGACCACAGATAAGAAAGTGAACCAAGTAACCCCAAACCTTTTTAAAGCAGCCGGAACGCCCGAAAAAATGGCTCAACTGGAAGTTTCTGAAATTAAAGAATTAATCAAAGAAATAGGACTTTCCAATACTAAAGCCAAAAATTTAAAAAGAATGGCAGAACTTTTACTGGAAAAGCATAATGGAGTAGTACCGCAGACTTATGAAGAATTAGAAGCGCTTCCGGGAGTAGGCCACAAAACGGCATCTGTAGTCATGAGCCAGGCTTTTGGATTTCCAGCATTTCCTGTAGACACCCACATTCAGAGGCTGATGACCCAGTGGAAGCTTACCTCAGGAAAGAACGTGGTGGAAACGGAAAAGGATGCCAAAAGCATCTTTCCTGAGAATGTATGGAATAAACTCCATCTCCAGATCATTTTCTACGGAAGAGAGTATTCTCCAGCAAGAGGAAAAGGAGAGAAGGATTTCATTACGAAGATGATGTTTGAAAAATAAATTTAGATATCCAGCAGTCTTCTGTGATAATTAATTTGGCCTACATGATAACTCAGATGCCCAAACAAATGAATCAGGAAATATTCAGTAGTCATTTTATATCCTAATGGTTCAAGAGGATATTCTTTTTTTAGATTTTCTTCAGTTAGTTTATCAAGTACAGAATCAATCATTGCGGCTGTGGCTTCAACCTTTTCAATCAGTTCATTTTGAGGAATATCCTTTAATGAGAATTCTAATTCACGGTGCCGGATATAGGCGGTGTTTCCAAGCTGTGCTCCAATAAACATATTGAGGTTTCCGACTAAATGAAGGCATAGATTTCCCCCGGAATTGGAGATGTTTTTATCTGTAATCCAAATTGAAGCTTCGTTGTGATAAGCTTCAATTTCTATTTTTAATTTATTTAAATCTCTGCTGTAAAGAGATTTCAGGCTTTCTATTATCATTTTTTTATTCTTATGATTAAAATGAACAATTCCCTCTGGATGAGGGAATTGATTTAATTTATTTCTGCTTCTTTGCCCAAAGTTCCATTTTTCTGTTTAAAACGTCCAAAGGAAGGCATCCCTGGTTTAAAACTTCATCATGGAAACTTGCTAAGCTGAATTTGCTTCCAAGCTCTTTTTGATACTTCTCACGAAGTTCACGGATTCTTAAAGAACCAATTTTATAGCCTAAAGCCTGTCCCGGCATTGCCATATATCTTTCTACTTCTGCTGTAGCGCCTGCTTCATCATAAGAAATGTTGCTTAAGAAATATTTAATAGCTTCTTCTCTGGTCATTTTTCCCGTGTGAATCCCCGTATCTACTACTAATCTTACGGCTCTCAGCATCTGGTCGCTTAAATATCCCATTTTCTGATAAGGATCTGTATAAAGACCAAACTCAGGGCCTAAAGTCTCGCAGTAATGTGCCCAGCCTTCACCGTAAGCTCCAAACCATCCAAATCTCATGAACTTCGGCAGTTTCGTGTTTTCCTGCTGAAGAGAAACCTGATAATGATGTCCTGGAATTGCTTCATGTAAGAAAAGGGATTCCATTCCAGAAGTTACATTGAATTTTGAAGGATCAGGAAGAGGAACATAAAATATTCCCGGTCTTTTTCCGTCAGGCGTTCCCTGGATATATTCTGCACTGGCACTTGCTTCCCTGAATTTTTCAGTTTGTCTGATTTCAAATTTTGTTTTTGGTGTCACGCTGAACATGGTCTTCAGCTTCGGAGTAATCTTAGCTAAAATGCTGTTGAATCCGTTTAATACTTCCTTAGAAGTTTTATAGGGCATTGCTTTAGGATCGGTCTTTACAAAGTTGATGAATTCTTCTAAACTTCCTTTAAAGCCGACCTGCTGTTTTACTTTTTCCATTTCAGTACGCAGCATAGCAACCTGCTGAACACCTATTTTATTAATTTCCTCAGGACTTTTATTGGTTGTTGTCCAGCTTTTAGCATAGTATTTATAAATTTCGTCTCCTTTTGGAAGGCTGTTGTATCCGTCTGTTTCTCTTGCCTTTGGAAGGTATTCGGTTTCTAAGAATCTGCCCATTTTGGTATAGGCAGGAATAATTTTTTTAGTGATAGCCTCCTTATAAAGAGCTGTATACTTATCCTTTTGAGCCTGAGTGAAATTTTTAGGAAGCTTTTTGATAGGGCCATAGAAAATATTCTTCTCAAAATCAGCAGTAGTGATCTCCTCGGCTTTCATTTGAGGAATCATTTTTATAACCAGCTTTTTAGGAAGAACGAACTTATTGGTAATCCCGTCCCGGAAATTTTCTGCCGCCGCGTCCATCCATTCAGGAAATTTTTCCATTCTTTTCAGCCAGTTGTCATAATCTTTATCTGTTTTGAAGGGCTGGCTGCCTTCTCCGCTTCCATACAGGGGAAAATTTAATGGAAGCCCTGTAAACTGTGTGAAAGGAATATATTCCGGATGATAAGCATACGCTTCTGTTTTATCCTTTAAAGTAAAATCTAAAACATCATAAACTACTTTGTCTTCATCTGATAAACTTTTATAATCTACCTGATCCAATTGTTTTTGGACCGAATTATAAAAAGCAATTTCTCCTGAAATGAAATCCTTATCAATGTTGATAGGCAGCTGGTCATTATATCTTGTGTCTCCCTGTGAAGTCGCATCCAAAGGGTAAAGCTTAAGATACTGTTCATAATAATTTGAAGCAATGGAATCTAAATTGGTAGGAGTAACCTTCGTTAAGGGGGAATCAGTTTTTTTACAAGAAGTCAGACTTACTGCTAAGCCCAGACCTATTATACTTTTTGATAAAATGTTTTTCATTTTCAGGATCTTTATAAAAACAAAAGTAAGTAATATTAGGAGAAACAATTAAAGAGAAATGTGAATTTTGGAAAAAATAATTTTGAAAATATTTTTCACATTCAATCTATTTTTTATCTTTGCTGAAAACGTTTAACAATCATATTATTACAGCTCTTTTTTCAGAAATAATGAAAGGGATTTTAAAAATTTACCACCCAGAGGAAACTCTAAAATACAACATAAGAAATACTTATTGCAAAGCTGTTTACAGCAATATGCAGCATTTTCTTGAAGTAGAAGTCATCACAGATGACAGTTTAGATCATGTAGACGATGACTCTTTACAATATAATTTTCCACAGCTCTCGCTTGAAGTTTTCGATTTTCCAATCGAATCAGCAGAAATTGAAGGAAAAACAATTAATATCAGTGATTCCGATGAAGAAACCTACACTGAAGTAGATTTATTTGACGATGAAGATGCTTATATCTATGATAATGAGCTTTTATTCGAAAAAAATGAAGAAGGTGAACTGCAGGTGATCTGGAAAGGAACTATTGATGATTTCTATACAGGATCCGGTACGCCGATTCCTTTTAGGCTCAAATGCGAATTTAAGCAGGGTGATATAGAGGTAGACGAAGAGTAAAATTCGTCTTTATAAACCTTTATATTGATTTCTTTCCAAAAAAATTGGAAAGAAATTTGCTGTTTATAATAAATAACAAATTTTAAGTTGTTTTTAAGCAATTTTTAAGACATCAATTAATAATATTCCTTTACTTTTGTCGTTTAAAAACCATCATAAATATAGACATTCATGCTGTTAACGGAACTTACTCAAATTTTATTTACACAAATTGCTGCACCTGCAGTTGCCACAGATGATTTAGAATTTTCATTTTGGAAAATAATGTTTCACGGAGGAGCTTTCGCTAAGATAGTGATGGCTACCGTGTTACTGCTGGGGATATTTTCTGTATATCTGTTTTTTGAAAGATTTTTCTTTATCAAAAGGCTCACTTCAAAAACAGATTCCAACTTCATGGATAATATTGAAGACTTCATCAAAGAAGGTAAAATAGATGCAGCTGCAGACTATTGTAAAAGACAAAACTCTCCAGAAGGAAGAATTTTAGAAAAAGGAATTTCAAGATT
Coding sequences:
- a CDS encoding folylpolyglutamate synthase/dihydrofolate synthase family protein, which codes for MTSEQYQEAVDWLFVQAPNYQTDGEKAYKPGLDNITNLCAFFDNPQEKIKTIHIGGTNGKGSSSNMLASILQNAGYKVGLYNSPHLIDFTERIKVNGKNCDKEFVYNFILKLKNLPEAIRPSFFEFTTIMAFEYFYQQQVDFAIIEVGLGGRLDSTNIIKPLVAAITNVQLDHQNILGNTIEEIAGEKAGIIKNNTPIISGDENEIVKNILMTKADKEKAPFIDASLVKTDLKSDLKGNYQQKNIKVVLALIEELKKLGFAVSSENIENGLLHVHENTGFIGRWFEFSKNPLIICDTAHNQAGLELVFAQLNSINLHKHVILGFVNDKKIDEVMNLLPENSEFYFAKPSISRGRDPKEYEDLLIEAKIIYKIFDSVQEAYFTAKQQCTNEEMIFIGGSNFVVGEFLEKNLEISR
- a CDS encoding TolC family protein, which gives rise to MKKVWIIVFGLTCLGLSAQKRWSLRECVDYAVQHNLQVIQNQYSKEVQNTNLKIAKRDYLPSVSGSIGNTASFGQTQFVNTSVRNDNFSNNASLGASIVVYNNGRIEKTIRKTEFDVEASQYDIETIQNDISLQIAQQYLTTLLNKEIVKISQSAVENAKKQSDRAKITTSVGTTAQTVLAEADAALAREKQNLKTAEINVGRSLFALAQLLQLQDYKDFDVEDVAVSDQLPSELKSVDEVLNTAYENQPQVKAAVSRIKSAEAQTEVSKTAFWPTVTASAGIGSFYNNSLVTNNIGSALLYIKEKTFFQQYKDNFGQNIGVSVNIPVFNKGITKLQVEQSRINESIAKNALEQQKQTVRQNVQKAQFDVDANYEGYLAATEAEKSSKLAMEFADKSYTAGRTTIYDVNVARNNYANAQGSVAQAKFNYIFSLKLLNFYAGIPLSL
- a CDS encoding SprT-like domain-containing protein, yielding MSIQSLEKYLPQNTFQYLKIWFADYYIHIKITRNRNSKLGDYRKLPDHSHEITINSTLAPELFFFVLTHELAHLIAFEKYGRRILPHGNEWKETFRLMLLESLDVYGDDLKPILVKFSKSPKANFMASPDLVKYFHIENHDDKLQFIEDLKKGEYFIYRNEKYLLEGLIKKNYLCKNLATGRMYSFKPLARVEKCS
- a CDS encoding mannose-1-phosphate guanylyltransferase; translation: MSKSDKYCVIMAGGIGSRFWPMSTKKFPKQFQDILGVGRTMIQQTYDRISKIIPNENIFVITNKEYVALSHQQLPEIPLENIVGEPMIKNTAACNLYMANKIAEINPRATMIVLPADHLILREDIFLQKVEIAFDLASKNDYLLTLGITPTRPDTGYGYIQFVEKKNSEYFKVKTFTEKPILEIAKSFLESGDFLWNAGIFIWNVKSIHQAFEEYLPEMTQHFMACEYNSESEDSCIENIYPKVQKISIDNGILEKAKNVYVIPSDLGWSDLGTWTSVYENTERDENQNAAQQKHILTYNAEGNIIHIKNNNKAVVIDGLKDYIVVDTDKVLLICPREHDQLIKDYVLDLKNLKKGEKFI
- a CDS encoding GNAT family N-acetyltransferase, whose translation is MSPKNLSRENNINETERLIIRPISLNDSEFILDLYNRPKFIKYIGDRDIRSLTDAANYIQHRFLPQLEKSGFGNYVVVTKESNEKVGAVGIFEREGLDVVDIGFSLLEEYEGKGYAYEAAVKVKSIGMDDFGLKKLSAITSKNNFSSQKLIEKLGLKFQKHVTLPNDDEELMYYETE
- the bcp gene encoding thioredoxin-dependent thiol peroxidase, whose amino-acid sequence is MLKVGDQLPEFKGTNQDGGTIDSSKLVGKKLVIFFYPQANTPTCTVEACNLSDNYSQLERAGFQLLGISGDSVKKQKNFHSKFAFPYDLIADENREIIEKFGVWQEKKTFGKTYMGIVRTTFIFDEKGICTRVIEKVTSKTAAEQILEG
- the nth gene encoding endonuclease III, which codes for MTKKQRAELVQLELEKLYPEVPIPLDHTDPFTLMTAVALSAQTTDKKVNQVTPNLFKAAGTPEKMAQLEVSEIKELIKEIGLSNTKAKNLKRMAELLLEKHNGVVPQTYEELEALPGVGHKTASVVMSQAFGFPAFPVDTHIQRLMTQWKLTSGKNVVETEKDAKSIFPENVWNKLHLQIIFYGREYSPARGKGEKDFITKMMFEK
- a CDS encoding DinB family protein, translating into MIIESLKSLYSRDLNKLKIEIEAYHNEASIWITDKNISNSGGNLCLHLVGNLNMFIGAQLGNTAYIRHRELEFSLKDIPQNELIEKVEATAAMIDSVLDKLTEENLKKEYPLEPLGYKMTTEYFLIHLFGHLSYHVGQINYHRRLLDI
- a CDS encoding DUF885 domain-containing protein; this translates as MKNILSKSIIGLGLAVSLTSCKKTDSPLTKVTPTNLDSIASNYYEQYLKLYPLDATSQGDTRYNDQLPINIDKDFISGEIAFYNSVQKQLDQVDYKSLSDEDKVVYDVLDFTLKDKTEAYAYHPEYIPFTQFTGLPLNFPLYGSGEGSQPFKTDKDYDNWLKRMEKFPEWMDAAAENFRDGITNKFVLPKKLVIKMIPQMKAEEITTADFEKNIFYGPIKKLPKNFTQAQKDKYTALYKEAITKKIIPAYTKMGRFLETEYLPKARETDGYNSLPKGDEIYKYYAKSWTTTNKSPEEINKIGVQQVAMLRTEMEKVKQQVGFKGSLEEFINFVKTDPKAMPYKTSKEVLNGFNSILAKITPKLKTMFSVTPKTKFEIRQTEKFREASASAEYIQGTPDGKRPGIFYVPLPDPSKFNVTSGMESLFLHEAIPGHHYQVSLQQENTKLPKFMRFGWFGAYGEGWAHYCETLGPEFGLYTDPYQKMGYLSDQMLRAVRLVVDTGIHTGKMTREEAIKYFLSNISYDEAGATAEVERYMAMPGQALGYKIGSLRIRELREKYQKELGSKFSLASFHDEVLNQGCLPLDVLNRKMELWAKKQK